GTACATCCTTATCAAGGTTGGAATATAGGATAGACGCGGCAGGGTATCCGCACACTGAATACTGCTACGCTTTCAGTTTGGTGGTGTCAATGTGGTGGAAAAAGTCGATGATGCAAGCTGTCTTTGCTTTTTTTTCGCCTGCTTGCTACAAAAAGTTGAAAGCCGGACTTTTTTTGAAATTATCTTGCCGGATACATAGAGGTTTTTATGCGGTCACAGTCAGATTCTCAACGCAAGCAATGCGTTCCTTGTGAAACCCTTCCTTTTCATCGTTTTCCAGTGAATCCGAAGTGGCATATTCCGACCAGAGCAGAGTGCACGGCTCTGTGGAATAAATATAGAATGCCTGAGCATATTCGGGCGCATAGCGAGCAAGTTGCAAATGTTGCGATTGCGCTGGCAGAACTGGGCGTGCGGCGCGGGCTGGACGTTTCCATTGAAAGCATCGCTTCGAGTGCGCTTTTGCATGATATCGCAAAAGCGTACACCATAGAATTTGGTGGTGACCATGCATGGATTGGTGGTTCAATAGTTTTGTCTGAAACAGGTAATCCTTACGTTGCTCAAGGTGTTGTGCACCATGTTCACTGGGATTGGCCTGTTGATTCAGAATTGTGTTTTTTGCCTTTGGCGATTATCTACGCAGATAAGCGGGTGATGCACGATAGTGTAGTATCGCTTAATGAACGCTTTGAAGATCTTGTTGTTCGGTATGGAAGAAATGACAGGATTATTGCTAATATAATGAAGGCAAAGGTGCTCGCAGAGCAGATCGAGAGAGCCTTTTCCGAACAATTAGGAATTTCGTTACATGAATATTCTTTTAATAGCAGGCGGATGGTCTAGCGAACGGGAAGTTTCGCTGAATGGAGCAAAAGGCATCCATAAGGCGCTGCTGCGCCTTGGGCACTCTGTTACATTTTTTGATCCGGAGCATTCTCTGGACGGTTTACTTGCTGCCGCAAGGGAGCATGACTTTGCGTTTATTAACCTGCATGGTTCTCCCGGTGAGGATGGCTTAGTGCAGGCACTGCTGGAGTCCATAGGCTGTCCGTTTCAGGGGAGTCGCTCCACAGGATCTTTTCTTGCATTGAATAAGTCAGTCACTAAGCAGGTTTTTCTTGATAATGGTCTGCCGACTCCTGAATGGGAGTTTCTGGCAAAGCGTCCTTCAAAAGACTGGCGCCCTAAATTCTCTTATCCGTTATTTATCAAGTCGAACACTGGCGGTTCCAGCTTAGGGCTTTCCCGTGTTGCAAGCGATGAGCATCTTTCTGAATCTCTGGATCACCTGTTTGCTACAGAAAGTCAGCTGATTGTTGAACCGTTGATCGAAGGTGTAGAAGTTACTTGCGGTGTGCTTGGTCAAGTTGCACTGCCTCCTATTCTTATTGAACCGGCGGAAGGTTCAGCTTTTTTTGATTACGACGCAAAATACCGCCCCGGCGGAGCTCGTGAAATTTGTCCGGCTCCATTGCCGGAAACAATTACTGCGAAGGTAAAGCATTTTGCGCTTAAAGCTCACGAAGTCCTTGGACTGAGTGGGTACAGCCGCGCGGACTTTATTTACTCACCAGATGGCAGTTTACACCTGTTGGAGGTTAACACTCTTCCGGGTATGACCGCTACAAGCCTGCTACCACAAGAGGCTGCTGCCGTCGGGCTTTCTTTTGACGCGCTTATTGCAAAGTTGATTCAATTGGGCCTTACCGACAATAAATAGCAAAAAAATGCACTGCATTGTTTCTGGAAAAGCACTTCATTAGTTATGGTGTGCTGTTTTGGAGCGTTGCAGTGCATCTGTCTATATTATTTGCTTGAAGGATTTGTTAGCGGACTCACTCTCAAACTTAGGATGCCTCTATGAGCCTTGGATTCTCACACAATATGATGCTTGCAGCTTATGGAACTGCATGGCGCATTGCCCGACCTTTTCTTGATCGCAATAAACGTTTAAAGCATGGACTTTCTCAGCGGCTTGTGCCCTACGGATGGTCAAAACGGGCACATGTGTGGATTCAGGCCGCTTCCGGCGGTGAGGCATATCTTGCATGGCAAATGCTGCGCGAGATGCCGGATGATCAACAATTAACCATCCTGCTTACCTCTTGTACCAAGCAGGGGATTGAGGTCTTAGAAAAAGCCAGAGAGTGGGCTTCCAAAGAAAAAAGTTATCTTGATATCCTCGTAAGGTATTTTCCGTATGATCAGCCCCATGTGATGGAGCGTGCCGTGGAAATGGTAGCGCCGAAAACCATGGTTTTACTGGAAACAGAATTGTGGCCGGGGCTTATGACAGCCTGTGCCGTGCGAAATACCCCAGTCGCGGTCTTCAATGGACGAATGAACCCGCGGTCACTTGCAGGGTATCTAGCGACTGCCGGATTCTGGCGTCGTATCCGACCGGCAATGATTCACGCTATTTCTGATAAAGATGCCCGCAGGTACGCGGCTCTTTTTGGAGAACAGGGCGTGTATGCTATGAACAATATTAAATTTGATAGTGTTTCTGTTGGTCGCATCCGAGGTAAGAATCCGCTGATTGGTAAAGTTATTAAGAAGAACACCCCCCTTGTTGTGCTCGGTTCTGTTCGTGAAGAAGAAGAGTCTGATCTCCTTGATTTGGTTACCCGTCTTAAAGAGGCCCGTCCAAAGACAAGTATAGCGCTTTTTCCTCGGCATATGGAGCGAGTTGGGGTGTGGGAAATGATGCTGAACGGCACAGATTTACCTTTCGTCCTTCGATCACAGATTACAGAGCCACCTGTTCCGGGAACTGTCATTTTGTGGGATACCTTTGGTGAGCTGGGATATGCGTATCAGCTTGCTCGTGCAGTTTTTGTTGGTGGCAGCCTTGCTCCACTAGGTGGTCAGAATTTCCTTGAGCCTCTTGCGGTTGGCAAGAACCCCGTTATCGGC
This portion of the Halodesulfovibrio aestuarii DSM 17919 = ATCC 29578 genome encodes:
- a CDS encoding HDIG domain-containing metalloprotein — translated: MPEHIRAHSEQVANVAIALAELGVRRGLDVSIESIASSALLHDIAKAYTIEFGGDHAWIGGSIVLSETGNPYVAQGVVHHVHWDWPVDSELCFLPLAIIYADKRVMHDSVVSLNERFEDLVVRYGRNDRIIANIMKAKVLAEQIERAFSEQLGISLHEYSFNSRRMV
- a CDS encoding D-alanine--D-alanine ligase family protein, which gives rise to MNILLIAGGWSSEREVSLNGAKGIHKALLRLGHSVTFFDPEHSLDGLLAAAREHDFAFINLHGSPGEDGLVQALLESIGCPFQGSRSTGSFLALNKSVTKQVFLDNGLPTPEWEFLAKRPSKDWRPKFSYPLFIKSNTGGSSLGLSRVASDEHLSESLDHLFATESQLIVEPLIEGVEVTCGVLGQVALPPILIEPAEGSAFFDYDAKYRPGGAREICPAPLPETITAKVKHFALKAHEVLGLSGYSRADFIYSPDGSLHLLEVNTLPGMTATSLLPQEAAAVGLSFDALIAKLIQLGLTDNK
- a CDS encoding 3-deoxy-D-manno-octulosonic acid transferase — encoded protein: MSLGFSHNMMLAAYGTAWRIARPFLDRNKRLKHGLSQRLVPYGWSKRAHVWIQAASGGEAYLAWQMLREMPDDQQLTILLTSCTKQGIEVLEKAREWASKEKSYLDILVRYFPYDQPHVMERAVEMVAPKTMVLLETELWPGLMTACAVRNTPVAVFNGRMNPRSLAGYLATAGFWRRIRPAMIHAISDKDARRYAALFGEQGVYAMNNIKFDSVSVGRIRGKNPLIGKVIKKNTPLVVLGSVREEEESDLLDLVTRLKEARPKTSIALFPRHMERVGVWEMMLNGTDLPFVLRSQITEPPVPGTVILWDTFGELGYAYQLARAVFVGGSLAPLGGQNFLEPLAVGKNPVIGTSYHNFQWAEGVIDEKMVYSMDNVDDVYDQLMRILKRAAKPEVVQKRFAAWLKDRQGGTMQVLNALWFLMKRAN